Proteins encoded by one window of Flavobacterium sp. N502540:
- a CDS encoding SusC/RagA family TonB-linked outer membrane protein codes for MKAKLISLVFIGGVIFSANAKETAIKTHLFEQKSSQIEISGQVIGQDDGMPIAGATIYAKGNSKTATITDETGKFKLNVPENETHIIISYMGYGTLEYKLDKVTDVVISLKPAENVLEQVLVTALGVKKSTKAISYAVTELKGTEFTKAKETNITSALAGKIAGVNVSATATGPTGSTRVVIRGNGSLNGNNQPMYVVNDLPIDNTQLNLPGTGNAPGSPRINVDRGDGTSVINPDDIKSITVLKGGTAAALYGANAANGVILIQTKRGSAQKGIGAEYNTSFTFETPAIKPDWQYEYGSGALGKKPTTQGEAVDYGRWSWGAKMDGTDVIQFDGVKRPYSPQKDNIKNFYQTGTTFINSLALSGGTDKASGRLSFMNMDNQGIVPNTSFNRKSVNIASNVSLTNWLKFDVVAQYNIDKTENRTTVSDAEANPNWATYMIANTVDIRNLSPGYDANGREVAWNPVAVATNPYFAVNKIKNSDTKNRFIGMLNVKVNFTPELFLQGRIGQDYTNYDFYAYIPKTSLNNPVGYGQGSKVKLSNLNSEAILNYTKKNIYKDFSLNALLGVNSRTNIRDEVRIDGSNFILDDFYSLTNLATITYAYPYGKTKTNSVYAAADLDYKNVVFLNFTGRQDWFSTLSKDNNTIFYPSVGTSVILSDIVTMPQWISFSKLRASWAQVGGATPDPYALNQSYSMIQGGHNGQYLQSTTGSRVPNSTLSPLTSTTVEVGTDMGFFNNRLNLDFAWYNRETTNDIVETTISNASGARTALLNLGKMKNTGVELLLSGKIINNDKFSWEASINGSYNKNTVESLTGQLNSLTMAVSVNDYAVISSDVGRPYSTIKGYKPLKDANGNTVYNVSGNTATVARGPLEELGQGVHPWSAGISNEFKYKSVSFSFLIDGKFGGDLYSGTELYGTRMGLTKMTLEGRENGLPISGVDPKGNPVNMVIAPADLRSYYDGLRNITSYFVYDASFVKLRQVIIGYQLPIEKFGFLSKLQGASVSFIARNLFILYKKTPNVDPESVFSAGNAQGIEQFGVPRTRSFGLSLNVKF; via the coding sequence ATGAAAGCAAAGCTAATTTCATTAGTATTTATTGGGGGAGTAATCTTCTCAGCAAATGCAAAAGAGACTGCAATTAAAACGCACCTCTTTGAACAAAAAAGCAGTCAGATTGAAATTTCGGGCCAGGTCATTGGTCAGGACGATGGAATGCCAATTGCCGGAGCTACTATTTACGCAAAAGGCAATTCGAAAACAGCTACTATAACCGATGAAACAGGAAAATTTAAACTAAATGTTCCGGAAAATGAAACTCACATCATCATTTCTTACATGGGTTACGGAACTTTAGAGTATAAACTAGATAAGGTCACAGATGTAGTAATAAGTTTAAAACCTGCAGAAAATGTATTGGAACAGGTTTTAGTAACAGCACTGGGAGTTAAAAAAAGCACAAAAGCAATTTCTTATGCCGTAACCGAACTTAAAGGAACTGAATTTACAAAAGCCAAAGAAACGAATATCACCAGTGCTCTGGCAGGAAAAATTGCCGGTGTAAACGTGAGCGCTACTGCAACGGGACCAACGGGATCAACCAGAGTTGTAATTCGTGGAAACGGTTCCTTAAACGGAAACAATCAGCCGATGTACGTTGTAAACGACTTACCAATAGACAATACACAATTAAACTTACCGGGTACCGGAAATGCACCGGGATCACCAAGAATTAACGTAGACCGAGGTGACGGAACGTCTGTTATCAATCCCGATGACATCAAAAGCATCACGGTATTAAAAGGGGGAACCGCCGCCGCACTGTATGGTGCAAATGCTGCAAACGGTGTGATCTTAATTCAGACTAAAAGAGGATCTGCTCAAAAAGGAATTGGTGCAGAATACAACACTTCTTTTACTTTTGAAACTCCGGCTATTAAACCGGACTGGCAATATGAGTATGGTTCAGGTGCTTTAGGCAAAAAACCTACAACTCAGGGTGAGGCCGTAGATTATGGCCGCTGGTCATGGGGAGCAAAAATGGACGGAACAGATGTTATTCAGTTCGACGGTGTAAAAAGACCTTACTCTCCACAAAAAGACAACATTAAAAATTTCTACCAAACCGGAACTACTTTTATCAACTCACTTGCTTTATCAGGAGGAACTGACAAAGCATCCGGACGTCTTTCGTTTATGAATATGGACAATCAGGGCATCGTACCGAATACTTCTTTCAATCGAAAAAGTGTCAACATTGCAAGTAATGTTAGCCTAACAAACTGGTTAAAATTTGACGTTGTAGCCCAATACAATATCGACAAAACAGAGAATAGAACTACAGTATCTGATGCTGAAGCAAATCCGAACTGGGCAACTTATATGATCGCCAATACAGTCGACATTAGAAATCTTTCTCCGGGTTATGATGCAAATGGCAGAGAGGTAGCCTGGAATCCTGTTGCTGTGGCAACAAATCCTTACTTTGCTGTCAATAAAATTAAAAACAGCGATACTAAAAACCGCTTTATCGGAATGCTAAATGTAAAAGTGAACTTTACTCCCGAATTATTCCTTCAGGGAAGAATTGGGCAAGATTATACGAACTACGATTTTTACGCCTACATTCCTAAAACAAGCTTAAACAATCCTGTTGGATACGGACAAGGTTCAAAAGTAAAATTATCCAATTTAAACTCTGAAGCCATTCTGAACTACACTAAGAAAAACATCTACAAAGATTTCTCTTTGAATGCTTTGCTTGGAGTTAACTCCCGTACCAATATAAGAGATGAAGTGAGAATAGACGGATCAAATTTTATACTAGACGACTTCTATTCTTTAACCAACCTGGCTACTATAACCTATGCCTATCCTTACGGAAAAACCAAAACCAATTCTGTATACGCTGCCGCAGATTTAGATTATAAAAATGTGGTTTTTCTAAACTTCACAGGACGTCAGGACTGGTTTTCTACCCTTTCAAAAGACAACAATACGATATTCTATCCGTCAGTTGGAACCAGTGTCATCCTATCCGACATTGTTACGATGCCACAATGGATTTCATTCAGCAAACTTAGAGCTTCCTGGGCACAAGTTGGTGGAGCTACTCCGGATCCGTATGCTTTAAACCAATCCTACTCTATGATTCAGGGTGGACATAACGGTCAGTACTTACAAAGTACAACAGGTTCAAGAGTCCCAAATTCGACACTAAGCCCACTAACTTCAACAACCGTGGAAGTTGGAACAGACATGGGATTCTTTAACAATCGCTTAAATCTTGATTTTGCCTGGTACAACAGAGAAACTACAAATGACATTGTAGAAACTACAATCTCCAACGCATCGGGAGCAAGAACCGCTTTACTGAATCTTGGGAAAATGAAAAATACCGGAGTGGAACTTTTACTAAGCGGAAAAATCATTAACAACGATAAATTTTCATGGGAAGCCAGCATCAACGGATCTTATAACAAAAACACCGTTGAATCACTTACAGGTCAATTAAATTCGCTTACGATGGCAGTTTCCGTAAACGATTATGCTGTTATTAGCAGCGATGTAGGACGTCCTTACAGTACTATAAAAGGATACAAACCTCTTAAAGATGCCAATGGCAACACGGTGTATAATGTAAGCGGCAATACTGCAACTGTAGCAAGAGGTCCTCTTGAAGAACTGGGACAGGGTGTTCACCCCTGGTCGGCAGGTATAAGCAATGAATTCAAATACAAATCAGTATCGTTCAGCTTTTTAATTGACGGTAAATTTGGCGGGGATTTATACTCCGGAACAGAATTATACGGAACCCGTATGGGATTGACCAAAATGACATTGGAAGGCCGTGAGAACGGATTGCCAATCTCAGGTGTTGACCCTAAAGGAAACCCTGTTAATATGGTTATTGCACCGGCTGATCTAAGAAGCTATTATGACGGTTTAAGAAACATAACTTCTTATTTTGTTTACGATGCCAGTTTTGTAAAACTAAGACAAGTAATTATTGGTTATCAACTGCCAATTGAAAAATTTGGATTCTTATCCAAACTTCAGGGAGCCTCTGTTTCTTTTATCGCAAGAAACCTGTTTATTCTTTACAAGAAAACTCCAAATGTAGATCCTGAATCTGTGTTTAGTGCCGGAAATGCTCAGGGCATCGAACAATTTGGAGTACCACGTACAAGAAGTTTCGGACTAAGTTTAAATGTTAAATTTTAA
- a CDS encoding SusD/RagB family nutrient-binding outer membrane lipoprotein: protein MKKRTILYMAGILLGSMTACTKDFEEINTNPNSVEVPNATFIFSQSQLDGLNNNYFFTNVLQCGGMMQHYATYKEASGVGDKYLNNESYYSAYFNRGYPTAVNEIQTVINTLKDNPVESNKLNIARIWKAYIYHRLTDLYGDIPYTEASKAYTNEHFLPKYDSQEFIYKDLLKELDEAAAALDPAKASFGKADFIYEGNIAKWKKFSYSLMLRLGLRLSKVDPALSKTWVTKAITGGVIVNATDNALIKYTDGPNDFNRNPAGIDSRSLDFGKDSFGQKNAEGGKLAKTFIDVLKTTSDPRLSVYSGVWQGTVQNTDPAVQKGFPNGTKTAPSAAEQGTYSEPNQSTVFRYDAPMMILSNAETNLYLAEAAIRGWYTAENDKDLYEKAVKASFLNMGIYGAAYAITDATPYLTLNPYNVAGTFDQKMNQIHSQIWIALFVDEQEIYANWRRTGYPALVPINFPGNVTNGTIPRRIKYSVSEYSVNSSNLAEAIKRQGPDAFTTRIWWDK from the coding sequence ATGAAAAAGAGAACCATTTTATATATGGCAGGTATACTTTTAGGAAGTATGACAGCCTGTACCAAAGATTTTGAAGAAATCAACACCAACCCCAATTCTGTTGAAGTACCAAATGCTACCTTTATTTTTAGTCAGTCACAGCTTGATGGTTTAAACAACAATTACTTTTTTACAAATGTGCTGCAATGCGGCGGTATGATGCAACATTATGCGACCTACAAAGAAGCATCAGGTGTGGGAGACAAGTACTTAAACAACGAGTCTTACTATTCTGCTTACTTCAACAGAGGTTATCCAACTGCTGTCAATGAAATCCAAACGGTAATTAATACTTTAAAGGATAATCCGGTAGAGAGCAACAAACTCAACATCGCAAGAATCTGGAAAGCCTATATCTACCATCGTTTGACCGATTTATATGGAGATATTCCTTATACCGAGGCATCAAAAGCTTATACTAACGAACATTTCCTTCCAAAATACGACAGTCAGGAATTCATCTACAAAGATTTACTAAAAGAACTGGATGAAGCAGCAGCTGCCTTAGATCCGGCCAAAGCAAGTTTTGGTAAAGCTGATTTTATCTACGAAGGCAATATCGCCAAATGGAAGAAATTTTCTTACTCTCTAATGCTTCGTCTTGGTTTACGACTTTCAAAAGTTGATCCTGCGTTATCCAAAACCTGGGTAACGAAAGCCATTACTGGAGGAGTAATCGTAAACGCAACAGACAATGCACTTATTAAATACACGGATGGTCCTAATGATTTCAACAGAAATCCTGCCGGTATTGATTCCAGAAGTCTTGATTTTGGAAAAGACTCCTTTGGGCAAAAAAATGCAGAAGGCGGAAAACTGGCCAAAACCTTTATCGATGTACTGAAAACTACTTCAGATCCAAGACTTAGTGTTTATTCAGGAGTTTGGCAGGGAACGGTACAAAATACAGATCCTGCTGTACAAAAAGGTTTTCCTAACGGAACTAAAACTGCTCCGTCTGCGGCAGAACAAGGCACTTATTCTGAGCCTAACCAAAGTACTGTGTTCCGATACGATGCTCCTATGATGATCCTGAGTAATGCCGAGACGAACCTTTACCTGGCCGAAGCTGCCATAAGAGGATGGTACACCGCTGAAAACGATAAAGATTTATACGAGAAAGCCGTAAAAGCATCTTTCCTGAACATGGGAATTTACGGTGCAGCTTATGCCATTACGGACGCAACTCCTTATCTAACGTTAAATCCTTATAATGTGGCCGGAACTTTTGATCAAAAAATGAATCAGATACACAGCCAGATCTGGATAGCTCTTTTTGTAGACGAACAGGAAATTTATGCCAACTGGAGAAGAACCGGGTATCCTGCATTAGTGCCGATAAACTTTCCGGGTAACGTTACTAACGGAACAATCCCACGACGTATCAAGTACTCGGTAAGCGAATATTCTGTGAATTCGAGTAACTTAGCTGAAGCGATAAAACGTCAGGGACCTGATGCTTTTACTACAAGAATCTGGTGGGATAAATAA
- a CDS encoding GntP family permease, with product MSILILTACIAFLIIQIAWFKINPFIAFIITALLAGLFLGLPINTLSQTVQKGLGEMLGSITLIIVFGTCIGKLTVSSGAANVIAKTVMGWTGKKYVRLGLMITGFIVGIPLFYSVGFVLLVPLIFSVAHQFKLSKVYLGIPMLASLSVAHGFLPPHPSPMALSSIFNADLGLVLVYGIIIAIPTIFIAGLLFSNLLKNIKTESDHEILNVEEVVNEGKLPSFSLSLFSALFPVFGLTVTSIVPMISKNETLADICKTIGEPSMIMLISLLICTYTLGIRMNRSITSVMEDYAVAIKDVALIVLIVGGAGGLKEVMIVSGVNETIVTALTQINIHPYLLAWMMAAIIRVCVGSATAAGLMTATVLLPLLQTAGLDPNLLVLSVGAGSLMCSHVNDPSFWMFKEYFNISLKDTFKSWTVMESLVSVLGIIFVFILNTIIH from the coding sequence ATGAGCATTTTAATTCTTACGGCATGCATTGCGTTTCTAATCATCCAGATAGCCTGGTTTAAAATCAATCCGTTTATTGCCTTTATCATAACAGCTTTATTAGCAGGTCTTTTTTTAGGCCTGCCGATAAACACTTTATCACAAACCGTACAAAAAGGTTTGGGCGAAATGTTAGGATCTATTACGCTGATTATTGTTTTCGGAACCTGTATTGGTAAACTTACCGTTTCATCAGGCGCCGCCAATGTTATCGCCAAAACTGTTATGGGATGGACGGGTAAAAAATACGTTCGCCTTGGCTTAATGATTACCGGATTTATTGTCGGGATACCTCTATTTTATAGTGTTGGTTTTGTTTTGTTAGTACCCTTAATCTTCTCAGTAGCCCATCAATTTAAGCTGTCAAAAGTATATCTCGGTATTCCAATGCTGGCGTCGCTTTCAGTAGCACACGGTTTCTTACCCCCACATCCGTCTCCAATGGCTTTAAGCAGTATTTTTAATGCCGATCTTGGACTCGTTTTAGTTTATGGAATTATCATTGCCATACCAACCATTTTTATTGCAGGTTTACTGTTTTCGAATTTACTCAAAAACATCAAAACCGAATCGGATCATGAAATCTTAAATGTTGAAGAAGTTGTAAACGAAGGCAAACTTCCGAGTTTTTCACTGAGTTTGTTTTCTGCTTTATTTCCGGTTTTCGGGTTAACAGTGACTTCGATAGTGCCTATGATTTCTAAAAATGAAACTCTGGCTGATATCTGCAAAACAATTGGAGAACCGAGCATGATCATGCTGATCTCGTTACTGATCTGTACCTATACTTTAGGCATCAGAATGAACCGCAGCATCACCTCTGTAATGGAGGACTATGCCGTTGCGATAAAAGATGTTGCCTTAATCGTTTTAATTGTTGGAGGAGCCGGTGGTCTGAAAGAAGTCATGATTGTGAGCGGCGTGAACGAAACCATCGTTACAGCCTTAACGCAAATAAACATTCATCCTTATCTATTGGCATGGATGATGGCAGCGATCATTCGTGTTTGCGTCGGTTCAGCCACAGCAGCCGGATTAATGACCGCCACAGTTCTATTGCCTTTATTACAAACTGCCGGACTTGATCCTAACCTATTAGTACTGTCTGTTGGAGCAGGAAGTTTAATGTGCTCTCACGTAAACGACCCAAGCTTCTGGATGTTCAAAGAATATTTTAACATCAGCCTGAAAGATACTTTCAAATCATGGACCGTTATGGAATCCTTAGTATCTGTTTTAGGAATCATTTTCGTTTTTATTTTAAACACTATAATACATTAA
- a CDS encoding RidA family protein yields the protein MNLLPQEKFETLGLSLPPAPQPLGIYKPYLVDGKYLYLSGHGPVRDDKSLIIGRIGDDMDIEEGKLAARQVGLTMLSTIVTNFGSLNKVKKVIKVLGMVNCNGEFLRHPYVINGCSELFAEVWGQENGIGVRSAVGMGSLPDNIPVEVEAVFELY from the coding sequence ATGAATTTATTACCACAAGAAAAATTTGAAACCCTTGGATTGTCTCTTCCTCCGGCGCCTCAGCCTTTAGGAATATACAAACCCTATTTAGTTGATGGTAAATATTTATACCTTTCAGGTCACGGGCCAGTTAGAGACGACAAATCCTTAATCATTGGCCGAATTGGCGATGACATGGACATCGAAGAAGGAAAATTAGCAGCAAGGCAAGTCGGATTAACCATGCTTTCTACAATTGTAACCAATTTTGGAAGTCTGAACAAAGTAAAAAAAGTGATAAAAGTACTCGGAATGGTAAACTGCAATGGCGAGTTCTTAAGACATCCTTACGTCATAAACGGCTGCAGTGAATTATTTGCCGAAGTTTGGGGACAGGAAAACGGAATTGGAGTACGAAGCGCTGTAGGAATGGGCTCCTTACCCGATAATATTCCTGTTGAGGTTGAAGCCGTTTTCGAATTATATTAA
- a CDS encoding sugar kinase, protein MNTNTSQTRIATFGELLLRMNVANGNRFTQANEIKVYVGGAEANVCVLLSQLGIPTDYITRLPQNDLAQLAVNELQKYKVNTSKCVYGGDRLGLYFVEAGNQIRQSQVIYDRSNSSFATIQKDQINWDLALADVTHFHWSGISPGVSHEATLVCKEAILAAHQKGLPISSDFNYRSKLWQYGKHPSEVMPDLLQYSTITVADLDAIEIYFGIKTDAKESDADRFQKTFELLKAKMPFLKTLAMSFRKSDGPAHLYKGLLLHEGNFYQTAEHKIQVVTDQIGSGDAFNAGLLYGLTHKLSGQECIEWATACGVIKQSIHGDFAISTPDEVNHFIKNGSSNRINR, encoded by the coding sequence ATGAATACAAATACCTCACAAACCAGAATTGCAACCTTTGGAGAATTATTACTCCGGATGAATGTTGCCAACGGAAATCGATTTACACAAGCCAACGAAATAAAAGTTTACGTGGGCGGTGCCGAGGCAAATGTTTGTGTTTTGCTTTCCCAACTAGGAATACCTACCGATTACATTACCCGATTACCTCAAAATGACTTAGCGCAATTGGCTGTAAACGAACTTCAGAAATACAAAGTAAACACCTCGAAATGTGTTTATGGCGGAGACCGTTTAGGTTTATATTTTGTCGAAGCCGGAAATCAAATCCGACAATCACAAGTGATTTACGACCGAAGCAATTCATCTTTTGCGACCATACAAAAAGATCAGATTAACTGGGATTTGGCTTTGGCTGATGTAACCCATTTTCATTGGTCCGGAATAAGCCCCGGAGTTTCGCATGAAGCAACTCTGGTTTGTAAAGAAGCCATTCTCGCGGCACATCAAAAAGGCCTCCCTATCTCTTCCGACTTTAACTACCGTTCCAAATTATGGCAATACGGAAAACATCCGTCAGAAGTCATGCCTGATTTGCTGCAATACAGCACCATTACAGTTGCCGATTTAGATGCGATTGAAATTTATTTCGGAATCAAAACCGATGCGAAAGAATCGGATGCCGATCGTTTTCAGAAAACATTCGAATTGTTAAAAGCAAAAATGCCTTTTCTAAAAACACTCGCCATGAGTTTCAGAAAGTCCGACGGACCGGCGCATTTATACAAAGGATTATTGCTTCATGAAGGCAATTTCTATCAAACAGCCGAACACAAAATACAGGTCGTAACAGACCAGATAGGCTCCGGAGATGCCTTCAACGCAGGATTATTATACGGACTGACTCATAAATTATCCGGTCAGGAATGTATCGAGTGGGCAACTGCCTGTGGCGTAATCAAACAAAGTATTCATGGAGATTTCGCGATAAGCACTCCTGATGAAGTAAATCATTTTATTAAAAATGGCTCAAGTAATAGAATTAACAGATAA
- a CDS encoding bifunctional 4-hydroxy-2-oxoglutarate aldolase/2-dehydro-3-deoxy-phosphogluconate aldolase has translation MYSILKTQGVLPLVTQINIETAQIVLQSAADAGIKIIEFAARATDAKEVFSQMIHFKKANNLEVKIAVGSILSVQDAETFHQLGADCIVCPHTDPEIGNYCFKNNIYWIPGAATLNEILHANKLGAEIVKLFPADKIGGPGYVKAIRAPFPNLKIMPTGGVTLEESNLKSWFKSGVVCVGIGSNLFTKEMMLDLSYEQSLQAFQDLIEVVKKTRN, from the coding sequence ATGTACAGCATATTAAAAACGCAAGGTGTACTTCCGTTAGTGACACAAATTAACATTGAAACAGCCCAAATAGTCTTGCAATCGGCGGCTGATGCTGGCATAAAAATTATCGAGTTTGCTGCTCGTGCAACTGATGCTAAAGAAGTTTTTAGCCAAATGATCCATTTTAAAAAAGCAAATAATTTAGAGGTTAAGATAGCCGTTGGATCAATATTAAGCGTTCAGGATGCAGAAACCTTTCATCAATTAGGCGCTGATTGTATCGTTTGTCCACATACCGATCCGGAAATCGGGAACTACTGTTTCAAAAACAATATTTACTGGATTCCCGGCGCCGCGACCTTAAACGAAATACTTCATGCCAATAAATTAGGTGCCGAAATTGTAAAACTTTTTCCGGCCGATAAAATTGGCGGTCCCGGATATGTAAAAGCCATCAGAGCCCCCTTTCCAAACTTAAAAATAATGCCGACCGGCGGAGTAACCTTAGAAGAAAGCAACCTGAAATCATGGTTCAAATCAGGAGTGGTTTGCGTTGGAATTGGTTCTAATTTATTCACAAAAGAAATGATGCTCGATTTAAGTTATGAGCAGTCGCTTCAGGCTTTTCAGGATTTAATTGAAGTTGTCAAAAAAACAAGAAACTAA
- a CDS encoding D-TA family PLP-dependent enzyme, with amino-acid sequence MQNNWWKISSEIRVDTPFLAVYEDRIQTNIERLIESVNGDTQKLRPHIKTHKIGEILDLFKTYNINKVKCATIAEAELAAIHEITDVLLAYQPVGNKKERWISLLKKYPATAFSTIVDNYESAKALDIAAHKNNLKLTLYLDLNSGMNRTGISISKNWEALIDEIIKLKNIHFAGIHLYDGHLKGDVEHRNSVASNIFFSINEEIEAIQKKLGYELKIVAGGSNTFPFYATQKNVECSPGTFVFWDSNYQINLPEQNFEPALAIVGTIISKPTDTTFCIDIGYKAVASENPIDKRLVILNDNNLIPISHSEEHLIIENRGKNNYAIGDTIYAQPYHVCPTCALYDSVQVVNSEQQICDQWLVVARSRKINI; translated from the coding sequence ATGCAAAACAATTGGTGGAAAATTAGCTCCGAAATCCGTGTAGATACCCCATTTTTGGCCGTTTACGAAGACCGTATTCAGACCAACATTGAACGTCTGATTGAATCTGTGAACGGCGATACTCAGAAATTAAGGCCACACATCAAAACCCATAAAATTGGAGAAATTCTGGACTTGTTTAAAACCTATAACATCAACAAAGTTAAATGTGCAACCATTGCCGAAGCGGAGCTTGCTGCCATACACGAAATTACAGACGTACTTCTCGCCTATCAGCCTGTAGGCAATAAAAAAGAGCGATGGATTTCGTTACTTAAAAAATATCCTGCTACCGCTTTTTCAACCATTGTTGACAATTACGAATCGGCAAAAGCACTGGATATCGCTGCACACAAAAACAATCTAAAACTTACCCTTTACCTGGATCTGAACTCCGGGATGAACAGAACCGGAATTTCAATTTCTAAAAATTGGGAAGCTCTGATTGATGAAATTATCAAACTAAAAAACATTCATTTCGCAGGTATTCACCTGTATGATGGTCATCTGAAAGGAGATGTTGAACATCGAAATTCGGTTGCCTCAAATATCTTCTTTAGCATAAACGAAGAAATTGAAGCTATTCAGAAAAAACTGGGTTATGAACTAAAAATTGTAGCCGGAGGATCTAACACCTTTCCCTTTTACGCCACGCAGAAAAATGTAGAATGCAGTCCGGGAACCTTTGTCTTCTGGGATTCCAACTATCAAATTAACTTACCGGAGCAAAATTTCGAACCTGCTTTGGCAATCGTTGGAACCATCATCTCAAAACCAACTGATACTACTTTTTGTATCGACATTGGTTACAAAGCGGTCGCTTCTGAAAATCCTATCGATAAAAGACTAGTCATTTTGAATGACAACAACCTAATCCCAATTTCACATTCTGAAGAGCATCTGATCATCGAAAATCGTGGAAAAAATAACTATGCGATTGGTGACACTATTTATGCACAGCCCTACCACGTTTGTCCCACTTGCGCATTGTACGATTCCGTTCAGGTAGTCAATAGCGAACAGCAGATTTGTGATCAGTGGCTAGTGGTTGCGAGAAGTCGGAAAATTAATATCTAG
- a CDS encoding dipeptidase, which translates to MFIIDAHLDLSMNAMEWNRDLRNDVATLRHLEKGMTDKPDRERATVSFPDLRKGNIGIVVATQIARFVKPDSLIPGWNSPEQAWAQTQGQLAWYKAMEEAGEITPITDKKSLLKQIDLWNDGTPNDKKPIGYILSLEGADSIIDISYLEKAYQYGLRAIGPAHYGPGRYANGTDATGKMQQNGIDLLKEMERLNIILDATHLCDDAFWQALDHYNGPVWASHNNCRSLVDHNRQYSDEMIKALISRGAVIGGALDAWMLVPNWERGVSTPQGTNCNLETVFKHMDHICQLAGNANHIGVGSDLDGAFGTEQSPYDLNTIADLQKLVLIFKKHGYTDEDLNKIFHQNWINFLLKNWD; encoded by the coding sequence ATGTTTATAATAGACGCCCATTTAGACCTTAGCATGAATGCGATGGAATGGAACAGAGACCTACGAAACGACGTTGCCACTTTACGCCATTTAGAAAAAGGAATGACAGACAAACCGGATCGCGAACGTGCCACTGTTTCTTTCCCTGATTTGCGAAAAGGAAATATTGGAATTGTAGTTGCCACTCAAATTGCACGATTTGTAAAACCCGACAGCCTTATTCCCGGCTGGAACTCTCCTGAGCAGGCATGGGCACAAACACAAGGTCAGCTCGCCTGGTACAAAGCCATGGAAGAAGCAGGAGAAATAACTCCCATTACAGACAAAAAATCATTGTTGAAACAGATTGATTTATGGAATGACGGAACCCCAAATGATAAAAAACCAATTGGCTACATTTTAAGCTTAGAAGGCGCCGATTCTATTATTGATATTTCATATTTAGAAAAAGCATATCAGTATGGATTACGCGCTATCGGACCCGCACATTATGGTCCCGGCCGATACGCAAACGGAACGGATGCCACCGGAAAAATGCAGCAAAACGGAATTGATTTACTCAAAGAAATGGAACGTTTGAACATTATTCTGGATGCCACTCATTTGTGCGATGATGCTTTCTGGCAGGCATTAGACCACTACAACGGACCCGTTTGGGCAAGCCACAACAATTGCCGAAGTCTGGTAGATCACAACCGTCAGTACAGCGACGAAATGATCAAAGCTTTGATTTCGCGTGGAGCAGTTATTGGAGGTGCTTTAGATGCCTGGATGCTGGTTCCGAATTGGGAAAGAGGAGTTTCGACCCCACAAGGAACAAACTGCAATCTCGAAACTGTTTTCAAACACATGGATCACATTTGCCAATTGGCCGGAAATGCCAATCATATTGGTGTAGGTTCTGATCTTGATGGTGCTTTTGGTACAGAGCAATCTCCGTACGATTTAAACACTATTGCCGATTTGCAGAAACTAGTTCTGATCTTTAAAAAGCATGGGTATACTGACGAAGATTTAAATAAAATCTTTCATCAAAACTGGATCAACTTTTTACTAAAAAACTGGGATTAA